The following DNA comes from Acidimicrobiia bacterium.
GACCTGACCGCCCGTCTGGAGCGTGATCCCGGACTCGGTGCGGATTCCCCCGGTCGAGCACTGGTTCCCGGTTGCGGATCCGGCCATGATGCCGGGGCTTTGGCCGATCATGGCTGGGTGGTTACCGGCCTTGACTTTGCTCCTTCGGCCGA
Coding sequences within:
- a CDS encoding SAM-dependent methyltransferase, translating into MSELASSWSIQYAMSQTPWDLGQPYSDLTARLERDPGLGADSPGRALVPGCGSGHDAGALADHGWVVTGLDFAPSA